In the Rhinoderma darwinii isolate aRhiDar2 chromosome 13, aRhiDar2.hap1, whole genome shotgun sequence genome, one interval contains:
- the LOC142666410 gene encoding keratin, type I cytoskeletal 19-like, whose product MSCSGRKAWSSNGSLKEDYRLSGDPKTLSRHLSSSYHGVFPGTLSVYGGTKLKRTAQDPFQYVFGTGSIPTGYRFNNSFESRNGWKNEGLFNMNSKETMKLLNDRLANYLEQVDELEKENIRVEIKIQAWYEKNAPKELPNFNNYFKTIEDLQKEILNATSENSQAILNIDNARLAGDDLLNKYNMELSLRNNIEADIQALRKGRDGLTLEKYDLEFRIEFLMEDLASLKKKHNEEVNSLEAKLGSRVNVEVDAAPSVDLSKVLLEIRNEYESFMEKNMKDVENWFMTQSEELNHQMIFGTEQLQTVKTEVMELRHTIQTLEIDLQTEFRKISALEGTLAETEEDYRSQLTYIQDLVNSVEAELSGLRYDLERQHHEYKILMDVRTRIEMEIATYRRLLQEEDIIPQAESKKQKGSRTGLRILSITEEFEDGKFVSKHEQIHHL is encoded by the exons ATGAGCTGCAGTGGCAGGAAAGCTTGGTCTTCTAATGGATCCCTCAAAGAAGACTATCGTTTAAGTGGTGACCCTAAAACCCTCTCCAGGCATTTGTCCTCATCATACCATGGAGTTTTCCCAGGGACATTGAGTGTATATGGAGGAACAAAGCTGAAAAGAACGGCTCAGGACCCTTTTCAATATGTCTTTGGAACTGGGAGTATACCCACTGGCTATAGGTTTAATAATAGCTTTGAAAGTCGAAATGGGTGGAAGAATGAAGGATTGTTTAATATGAATTCTAAGGAAACTATGAAGCTACTCAATGATCGACTGGCAAACTATTTAGAACAAGTAGATGAATTAGAAAAAGAAAATATTCGAGTGGAAATAAAAATACAGGCATGGTATGAGAAAAATGCTCCCAAGGAACTACCTAACTTCAACAACTACTTTAAGACCATTGAGGATCTTCAAAAGGAG ATTTTGAATGCTACTTCTGAGAATTCCCAGGCTATTCTGAACATAGACAATGCCCGTCTGGCAGGGGATGACCTCCTAAACAA ATATAATATGGAGCTCAGTCTTCGTAATAACATAGAAGCAGATATACAAGCCTTACGGAAAGGTCGCGATGGACTGACCCTGGAAAAATATGACCTTGAATTTCGGATTGAATTCCTCATGGAAGATCTGGCTTCTCTCAAGAAAAAACATAATGAG GAAGTAAATAGCCTTGAAGCAAAACTGGGATCCAGAGTGAATGTGGAAGTTGACGCTGCACCCTCTGTCGACCTGAGTAAGGTCTTGTTAGAAATCCGGAATGAATATGAAAGCTTTATGGAGAAGAACATGAAGGATGTGGAGAACTGGTTCATGACTCAG AGTGAAGAGTTGAACCACCAAATGATTTTTGGAACTGAGCAGCTACAGACGGTGAAAACGGAAGTCATGGAGCTACGGCACACGATACAGACATTAGAGATTGATCTTCAAACTGAATTTAGAAAA ATATCGGCTCTTGAAGGCACTTTGGCTGAGACAGAAGAGGATTATAGAAGTCAGTTAACTTATATACAAGATTTGGTTAACAGTGTGGAAGCGGAATTGTCTGGGTTACGATATGATCTGGAGCGCCAACACCATGAGTATAAGATTCTAATGGATGTAAGGACACGAATAGAGATGGAAATCGCTACATATCGACGTCTCCTGCAAGAAGAAGACAT TATTCCGCAGGCCGaatctaaaaaacaaaaag GTTCACGTACCGGTTTGAGGATTCTTTCAATCACAGAGGAATTTGAAGATGGGAAATTTGTGTCAAAACATGAACAGATTCATCATCTTTAG
- the LOC142666409 gene encoding keratin, type I cytoskeletal 19-like, producing the protein MTQSIKQVKSGSIQGRCQTSTQNTPVHQITSISSHHGASHQVRHGGRHYRAPSVHGGSGGKGISISRQFSHGWNSGIVHSYSHGNHFVNHGAHNVFRYDGLLCFNEKETMQLLNNRLASYMEKVCSLEQENSQLEKNIRQWYEKNQPNGLPDCSNYFRTIKELQNQIPAAYVENAKVFLDMDNAKLAADDFRNKLELEMGLRKNIESDVNGLRRVRERLQMEICDLDMTVHNLQDELQELKKNHEEEVNCLRTQLGARVSVEVNAAPCVDLNSLLSEIRKQYENLMDRNLQEVEEIFLARSEELSREMISGAEQLQSVSGDLIELKRNVQTLEIELQSQLSMKFALEESLFETESSFGSQLAQLQFIINNVESELAQIRFDLEQQNVAYKLLMDQKNHLELEIATYKRLLEGQDIQHVKSVPIHRSDNEHHHVKFHQTIPQVHQAKC; encoded by the exons ATGACCCAAAGCATCAAGCAGGTTAAATCTGGATCCATCCAAGGAAGATGCCAAACATCAACTCAAAATACTCCTGTACATCAGATAACATCCATTAGCTCCCACCATGGGGCAAGTCATCAGGTTCGTCATGGAGGTCGTCATTACAGAGCTCCCAGCGTCCATGGAGGATCAGGTGGAAAAGGCATTAGCATCTCCAGACAATTCAGTCATGGCTGGAACTCTGGAATTGTACATTCCTATAGCCATGGAAATCATTTTGTAAACCATGGGGCTCACAATGTCTTTAGGTATGACGGTCTCTTGTGTTTCAATGAAAAGGAAACCATGCAGCTGCTGAATAACCGGTTGGCTTCATACATGGAAAAAGTATGTTCCTTGGAGCAAGAAAATAGTCAACTGGAGAAGAACATTCGACAATGGTATGAAAAGAACCAGCCCAATGGTCTTCCTGACTGCAGCAATTACTTCAGGACCATTAAGGAGCTCCAGAACCAG ATTCCTGCAGCCTATGTGGAAAATGCTAAAGTGTTCTTGGACATGGACAACGCCAAATTGGCCGCTGATGACTTTAGGAACAA ACTTGAACTGGAGATGGGATTGAGAAAAAACATTGAGTCCGATGTCAATGGTCTCCGAAGAGTTAGAGAAAGACTTCAAATGGAGATATGTGACCTAGATATGACTGTTCACAACCTTCAGGATGAGCTTCAAGAACTGAAGAAGAACCATGAGGAG GAAGTTAACTGTCTACGTACACAGCTCGGTGCCAGAGTCAGTGTTGAAGTCAATGCTGCTCCATGTGTGGATCTTAACAGTTTGTTGTCAGAGATCCGAAAACAGTATGAAAATTTGATGGACAGAAATCTACAAGAGGTGGAAGAAATCTTCCTTGCAAGG AGTGAAGAACTGAGTCGAGAGATGATTTCTGGGGCAGAACAGCTGCAGTCAGTGTCTGGTGATCTCATTGAGTTGAAGCGTAACGTGCAAACTTTAGAAATTGAACTTCAAAGTCAACTAAGCATG AAATTTGCTCTTGAGGAATCCTTGTTTGAGACTGAATCCAGTTTTGGTTCCCAACTTGCCCAGTTACAATTTATAATCAATAATGTGGAGTCTGAATTGGCACAGATACGCTTTGACCTGGAGCAGCAAAATGTCGCATACAAACTGCTTATGGACCAGAAAAACCATCTGGAGCTGGAGATTGCCACATACAAGCGTCTTCTAGAGGGTCAGGACATCCAACATGTAAAAAG TGTTCCTATTCACCGATCTGATAATG AACATCATCATGTCAAATTTCATCAAACGATCCCACAAGTTCACCAGGCCAAGTGTTAG